From Actinosynnema mirum DSM 43827, a single genomic window includes:
- a CDS encoding glycosyltransferase, producing MTHGTPAPRTAPVLAVLVCHDGERWLGEALAALHAQRPAPRHVLAVDTGSRDGTAALLAAASAGAGGVPSSGVPSGVVPAGAAPSSAPPASAPPASTTALVGAAVVKAAASGGAGMLRAGPLRAGLLSGVLTLPRSTGFAEAVHAAVAHAEERWGDPGAWVWVLHDDSAPEPGCLAALLATAEIAPSSAVLGPLVVDWADPRVVVEAGLSTDASGQRQTGVGRGEPVGAFERTSEALAVGSAGSLVRRSAWTGLGGYDRAFGLVGEDVDLGWRANLAGHSVLLAPAARLRHARALTTGERLLEPDGPGVGDRPRPPGTPLAGAGAGAQGAALPSRKARFALRATERTHGMRVLLINSSPTAFVLGLPRLTALSLLRATGLLLLRRLPDARAELTALHHLLTGRAALRAARAARPHRAALPGLLTSRTTRLRNTARAIATHLVRRRIEADAALGKLPAPPTTAPPTTAPPHAPESEDLPRRVGPDALPAGALPRRRPVRTTGGLRKPATAVLLPAPNPTSLPVPPAASTPPPASEATTPTPLRPSPVPRGTPLPPPLPRAVFVEVDRATVLRSVLLGPPLLLALGLVLFALVANSGRLGLDLAGGRLLPVPALADLWSAYLSPWHPVSGGTTAPAPAALAVLGTAGALLGGPAAATALLLLGDAPLAGLAAYAATRRAPVPRPVRALLAACYALLPASTAAVAQGRLDVVVVHVLLPPVLAGVAAVLRGGTGPAWLPVASGTALGLAALGAFSPLVHALVALAALIGFVAVPALIGDGRRRMAGLFAIVLLPMALLLPWPAVVVENPVVLLHGVGAHQPTPPVSVTDLLALTPGGDGALPWAGALLLPAALIAALLRPTRAMLPGAAAVVLAGFAAVALIAFPVTPMGGGDAHTGWTGAPLVLAGWGLVHVLLAACHHPATARPGQVAPPAAQAGPPHAPRAGSPRVPRAEPLRVARAEPLRVARAEPLRVARAEPLRVARAEPLRVARAEPLRVARAEPPRVPQAGLPRVPRAKPPHVPRAELPKLLPAAALIVLLLVLAPAGILGLRDGPLRADPVRLPSTLAVELPATNRSVLVLGEPTRQVAGRLPAFGDDDTPPTPSSPVRLERWTRDLTGGDQRRTRTALAQAAASGVSFVVPRDRAEADRMRAAAGDLLTTTQPLSDGRPVLRVLLTGGTAVLLSPELARTARTGGDPPADQGAPGVVPVAADLPNAGARVSDGPAGRVLVLAAEEEPGWRATADGRPVPVLRAWGHLVAVPVPAQAADVRVEAPTLLRELLLLTQAAAVLVTLLTALPTRRR from the coding sequence GTGACCCACGGCACCCCTGCTCCGCGCACCGCGCCGGTGCTGGCCGTGCTGGTGTGCCATGACGGTGAGCGCTGGCTGGGGGAGGCCCTGGCCGCGCTGCACGCCCAGCGACCCGCGCCCAGGCACGTCCTGGCCGTGGACACCGGCTCGCGCGACGGCACGGCGGCTTTGCTGGCCGCCGCGTCGGCGGGGGCCGGGGGCGTGCCGTCCAGCGGTGTGCCCTCCGGAGTCGTGCCTGCCGGGGCCGCTCCTTCGTCCGCACCTCCCGCGTCCGCACCTCCCGCGTCTACGACTGCGCTGGTCGGGGCTGCGGTGGTCAAGGCTGCGGCGTCCGGGGGCGCCGGGATGCTCCGCGCCGGGCCGCTCCGCGCCGGGCTGCTCAGCGGTGTGCTGACCCTGCCCAGGTCCACCGGTTTCGCGGAGGCGGTACACGCCGCCGTGGCGCACGCCGAGGAGCGCTGGGGCGATCCGGGCGCGTGGGTGTGGGTGCTGCACGACGACAGCGCGCCCGAACCCGGCTGCCTGGCCGCGCTGCTCGCGACCGCCGAGATCGCCCCGTCCTCGGCCGTGCTGGGGCCGCTGGTGGTGGACTGGGCCGATCCGAGGGTGGTGGTCGAGGCCGGGCTGTCGACCGACGCGTCGGGCCAGCGCCAGACCGGTGTGGGCCGGGGCGAGCCGGTGGGCGCGTTCGAGCGGACCTCGGAGGCGCTGGCGGTCGGGTCGGCGGGATCGCTGGTGCGCCGGTCGGCGTGGACCGGGCTGGGCGGCTACGACCGCGCGTTCGGCCTGGTGGGGGAGGATGTCGACCTGGGCTGGCGCGCCAACCTGGCGGGCCACTCGGTGCTGCTGGCGCCTGCGGCCCGCCTGCGCCACGCCAGGGCCCTGACCACCGGCGAGAGACTCCTGGAACCGGACGGCCCCGGTGTCGGCGACCGGCCGAGACCACCGGGAACGCCCCTCGCTGGTGCTGGTGCTGGTGCGCAAGGCGCGGCGCTACCAAGCCGAAAGGCGCGCTTCGCCCTGCGCGCGACCGAGCGAACGCACGGAATGCGCGTCCTCCTGATCAACTCCAGCCCCACCGCGTTCGTCCTCGGCCTCCCGCGCCTGACCGCGCTCTCCCTCCTGCGCGCCACGGGCCTGCTCCTGCTCCGCCGCCTCCCGGACGCCCGAGCCGAACTGACCGCCCTCCACCACCTGCTCACCGGTCGCGCGGCTCTGCGCGCAGCCCGAGCCGCCCGCCCCCACCGGGCGGCCCTCCCCGGCCTCCTGACCAGCCGGACCACCCGCCTCCGCAACACCGCCCGAGCCATCGCGACCCACCTGGTCCGCCGCAGGATCGAGGCCGACGCAGCCCTGGGCAAACTCCCCGCCCCGCCCACCACCGCCCCGCCCACCACCGCCCCGCCCCACGCTCCCGAATCCGAGGACCTCCCCAGACGCGTGGGCCCGGACGCACTCCCCGCAGGCGCCCTGCCCCGCCGCAGACCGGTCCGCACCACCGGCGGCCTGCGCAAACCCGCCACAGCAGTCCTCCTGCCCGCCCCGAACCCCACCTCCCTCCCAGTCCCGCCCGCCGCCTCCACTCCGCCCCCAGCGTCGGAAGCAACCACCCCCACCCCGCTCCGCCCGTCCCCGGTGCCGAGGGGCACCCCTCTCCCACCCCCGTTGCCCCGCGCGGTGTTCGTCGAGGTCGACCGGGCGACCGTGCTGCGCTCGGTCCTGCTCGGCCCGCCGCTCCTCCTGGCGCTGGGCCTGGTCCTGTTCGCGCTGGTCGCCAACTCCGGCCGCCTGGGCCTCGACCTCGCGGGTGGCCGTCTCCTGCCCGTCCCCGCGCTGGCCGACCTGTGGTCCGCGTACCTGTCGCCGTGGCACCCGGTGTCCGGCGGCACCACCGCGCCCGCCCCCGCCGCTCTGGCCGTCCTGGGCACGGCCGGAGCCCTCCTGGGCGGTCCGGCGGCGGCCACCGCGCTGCTCCTCCTCGGCGACGCCCCGCTCGCCGGTCTGGCCGCCTACGCCGCGACCAGGCGCGCCCCCGTTCCCCGCCCGGTCAGAGCCCTCCTGGCGGCCTGCTACGCCCTGCTACCGGCCTCCACCGCAGCAGTGGCCCAAGGTCGCCTGGACGTGGTGGTCGTGCACGTCCTGCTACCACCCGTGCTGGCCGGTGTGGCCGCCGTCCTGCGCGGTGGCACCGGTCCGGCCTGGTTGCCGGTCGCGTCCGGGACGGCGCTGGGCCTCGCCGCGCTCGGCGCGTTCTCGCCGCTGGTCCACGCGCTGGTGGCGCTGGCCGCGCTGATCGGCTTCGTGGCCGTGCCCGCCCTGATCGGCGACGGCAGGAGGCGGATGGCCGGTCTGTTCGCCATCGTCCTGCTCCCCATGGCGCTGCTGCTCCCGTGGCCCGCCGTGGTCGTGGAGAACCCGGTGGTGCTGCTGCACGGCGTAGGCGCTCACCAACCCACCCCACCCGTCTCGGTGACGGATCTGCTCGCGCTGACCCCAGGCGGTGACGGCGCGCTCCCGTGGGCGGGCGCGCTTCTCCTGCCCGCCGCCCTGATCGCCGCGCTGCTGCGCCCAACGCGCGCGATGCTGCCGGGCGCGGCGGCGGTCGTGCTGGCAGGGTTCGCCGCGGTGGCCCTGATCGCGTTCCCGGTCACCCCGATGGGTGGCGGCGACGCCCACACGGGCTGGACCGGCGCCCCCCTGGTCCTGGCGGGCTGGGGTCTGGTCCACGTGCTGCTGGCCGCCTGCCACCACCCCGCCACCGCGCGACCGGGCCAGGTCGCGCCGCCCGCAGCTCAAGCCGGGCCGCCGCACGCTCCCCGCGCCGGATCGCCCCGCGTTCCCCGCGCCGAACCGCTGCGCGTCGCCCGCGCCGAACCGCTGCGCGTCGCCCGCGCTGAACCGCTGCGCGTCGCCCGCGCTGAACCGCTGCGCGTCGCCCGCGCTGAACCGCTGCGCGTCGCCCGCGCTGAACCGCTGCGCGTCGCCCGCGCTGAACCGCCGCGCGTTCCCCAAGCCGGGCTGCCCCGCGTTCCCCGTGCCAAGCCGCCGCACGTCCCCCGCGCCGAGTTGCCGAAGCTGCTCCCCGCAGCCGCGCTGATCGTCCTGCTCCTGGTCCTGGCCCCGGCCGGAATCCTCGGTCTGCGCGACGGCCCGCTGCGTGCCGACCCCGTCCGCCTGCCGTCCACCCTGGCCGTCGAGCTGCCCGCCACGAACCGCTCGGTGCTGGTCCTGGGCGAACCGACCAGGCAGGTCGCGGGCAGGCTCCCGGCGTTCGGCGACGACGACACCCCGCCGACCCCGTCCAGCCCGGTCCGCCTGGAGCGCTGGACCCGCGACCTGACCGGCGGCGACCAGCGGCGCACCCGGACCGCGCTCGCGCAGGCGGCGGCGTCCGGCGTGTCGTTCGTGGTGCCGCGCGACCGCGCCGAGGCCGACCGGATGCGCGCGGCGGCGGGCGACCTGCTCACCACCACCCAACCGCTCTCGGACGGCCGACCGGTGCTGCGGGTGCTGCTCACCGGCGGCACCGCCGTCCTGCTGTCCCCGGAACTGGCCAGAACCGCCCGAACCGGCGGCGACCCACCCGCCGACCAGGGCGCACCCGGCGTCGTGCCGGTGGCGGCCGACCTGCCCAACGCGGGCGCACGGGTCTCGGACGGCCCGGCAGGGCGCGTGCTCGTCCTGGCGGCAGAGGAGGAACCGGGCTGGCGGGCGACCGCGGACGGCAGACCGGTCCCGGTGCTGCGCGCGTGGGGCCACCTGGTGGCCGTGCCGGTGCCCGCGCAGGCGGCGGACGTGCGCGTGGAGGCGCCGACCCTGCTCCGCGAACTGCTCCTGCTGACCCAGGCCGCCGCCGTCCTGGTCACGCTGCTCACCGCGCTCCCCACCCGCCGCCGCTGA
- a CDS encoding DNA-3-methyladenine glycosylase family protein, whose protein sequence is MLGGVTAGTAPGESPLARSWSPPFPVDVGAVVAPVRRGPGDPSFHREACGAVWLAAGTPCGAGTLRLAVSGGAVDALAWGSGAEWLLDGLPALLGAEDDDSGFVAHHPLVAESRRRRPGVRLCSTGRVWDALLPAVLEQKVTGTEAQRSYRQLCVRFGEVAPGPTPMPLHVPVGPRVVMRLADWEWHAAGVDGARRRTLVAAAQVAHRLEAAAGIKGVLGRELLRKVPGIGVWTAAEVAQRAWGDADAVSFGDFHLAKTVGHALTGGAVDDDGMAGLLAPYSPQRHRAVVFLLLSGVRAPRRGVRFSPRDYRRV, encoded by the coding sequence GTGCTCGGAGGTGTGACGGCCGGGACCGCGCCGGGGGAGTCCCCCCTGGCGCGGTCCTGGTCGCCGCCGTTCCCGGTCGACGTCGGCGCGGTGGTCGCGCCGGTGCGGCGGGGACCGGGGGACCCGTCGTTCCACCGGGAGGCCTGTGGGGCGGTGTGGCTGGCTGCGGGGACTCCCTGCGGCGCTGGGACGCTCCGGCTCGCGGTCTCCGGTGGCGCGGTCGACGCGCTGGCTTGGGGGTCGGGCGCGGAGTGGTTGTTGGACGGGCTGCCCGCGCTGCTCGGCGCGGAGGACGACGACTCCGGGTTCGTCGCGCATCACCCGCTGGTCGCCGAGAGCAGGCGGCGCAGGCCGGGGGTGCGGTTGTGCTCCACGGGGCGGGTGTGGGACGCGCTGCTGCCCGCGGTTCTGGAGCAGAAGGTCACCGGGACCGAGGCGCAGCGGTCGTACCGGCAGCTCTGCGTGCGGTTCGGTGAGGTGGCGCCTGGGCCTACGCCGATGCCGCTGCACGTGCCGGTCGGGCCTCGGGTGGTGATGCGGTTGGCGGACTGGGAGTGGCACGCGGCCGGGGTCGACGGGGCTCGGCGGCGCACGCTCGTCGCGGCGGCGCAGGTCGCGCACCGGTTGGAGGCCGCGGCCGGGATCAAGGGCGTGCTGGGGCGGGAGCTGCTGCGGAAGGTTCCGGGGATCGGGGTGTGGACTGCCGCTGAGGTCGCGCAGCGGGCCTGGGGGGACGCGGACGCGGTCAGCTTCGGGGATTTTCACCTGGCCAAGACCGTTGGGCACGCGTTGACCGGTGGGGCGGTGGATGACGACGGGATGGCCGGGCTGTTGGCGCCGTACTCGCCGCAGCGGCATCGGGCGGTGGTGTTTCTGCTGCTCAGTGGGGTTCGGGCGCCTCGGCGCGGGGTGCGGTTCTCGCCTCGGGACTACCGGCGGGTTTAG
- a CDS encoding site-2 protease family protein encodes MKSSAVRPSPLFLGLLAATVAGAVLTVFDSEIAVTAGTVLLVLGGWAVSLCLHEFGHAMVAYKGGDFEVRDKGYLTLDIRRYTDPVLSLVLPLLLLAFGGIPLPGGAVWINHYALRSRRVESWVSLAGPLSNLVLGLLLALSVVLFGPPLPLAAALSYLALLQVLAFTLNILPIPGLDGWGAIEPWLPPNVRAFGAKARPWAPLALFAVLIGLPALARPFFDLAYWVFGLVGGDAVLAYFGQSTFLFWR; translated from the coding sequence GTGAAGAGTTCCGCAGTGCGACCCAGCCCACTGTTCCTCGGTCTCCTAGCCGCGACTGTGGCGGGGGCAGTGCTCACCGTGTTCGATTCAGAGATCGCGGTCACCGCGGGCACCGTGCTGCTCGTCCTGGGCGGTTGGGCGGTGTCGCTGTGCCTGCACGAGTTCGGCCACGCCATGGTCGCCTACAAGGGCGGTGACTTCGAGGTCCGCGACAAGGGCTACCTGACGCTGGACATCCGCCGCTACACCGACCCGGTGCTGAGCCTGGTCCTGCCGCTGCTGCTGCTCGCCTTCGGCGGCATCCCGCTGCCCGGCGGCGCGGTGTGGATCAACCACTACGCGCTGCGCTCGCGGCGGGTCGAGTCGTGGGTGTCGCTGGCGGGCCCGCTGAGCAACCTGGTGCTCGGCCTGCTGCTCGCGCTGTCCGTGGTGCTGTTCGGCCCGCCGCTGCCCCTGGCCGCCGCCCTGTCCTACCTGGCGCTGCTCCAGGTGCTCGCGTTCACCCTGAACATCCTGCCCATCCCCGGCCTCGACGGCTGGGGCGCGATCGAACCGTGGCTGCCGCCGAACGTGCGCGCGTTCGGCGCGAAGGCCCGCCCGTGGGCCCCGCTGGCGCTGTTCGCCGTCCTGATCGGTCTGCCCGCGCTCGCCCGGCCGTTCTTCGACCTCGCCTACTGGGTGTTCGGGCTGGTCGGCGGGGACGCGGTGCTCGCCTACTTCGGGCAGAGCACCTTCCTGTTCTGGCGCTGA
- a CDS encoding coenzyme F420-0:L-glutamate ligase translates to MTERGAAGAAAEPSAAEPPGADHAASGGVTILPVPGLPEFRPGDDLAGALATAAPWLADGDVVVVTSKVVSKVEGRLVRVPADPEERDAVRRHWVRAEAVSVIARRNRTLITENKLGIIQAASGVDASNVAGDEIALLPVDPDASAAALRARLAELLGVEVAVVVTDTMGRAWRVGQTDAAIGAAGLAVLHRYAGSVDRQGNSLVVTEVAVADEIAAAADLVKGKLGAVPVAVVRGLPTSDDGSKARDLARPVEDDLFRMGTAEAIAKGRAEALLVRRSVRAFTAEPVDRDLLRRAVGAALTAPAPHHTRPVRFVHVRERRTALLEAMRERWREDLRADGLSEEEVARRTARGDFLRDAPEIVLPFLVRSGAHAYPDERRAEAERTMFTIAGGAAVQGLLVALAAEGVGSCWVSSTIFCPDVVRAALDLPSSWEPLGAVAVGHPVEPLEARPLVEEGFVEL, encoded by the coding sequence TTGACTGAGCGCGGAGCCGCTGGGGCGGCTGCGGAGCCCTCGGCTGCGGAGCCCCCCGGCGCGGACCACGCGGCCTCCGGGGGCGTCACGATCCTGCCGGTGCCCGGCCTGCCGGAGTTCCGGCCGGGCGACGACCTGGCGGGCGCGCTCGCGACCGCCGCGCCGTGGCTGGCCGACGGCGACGTGGTCGTGGTGACCAGCAAGGTCGTCTCGAAGGTCGAGGGCAGGCTGGTGCGGGTGCCCGCCGACCCGGAGGAGCGGGACGCGGTGCGCAGGCACTGGGTGCGCGCCGAGGCGGTGTCGGTGATCGCGCGGAGGAACCGCACGCTGATCACCGAGAACAAGCTGGGCATCATCCAGGCGGCCTCCGGCGTGGACGCCTCGAACGTGGCGGGCGACGAGATCGCGCTGCTCCCGGTGGACCCGGACGCGTCGGCCGCCGCGCTGCGGGCGAGGCTGGCGGAGCTGCTGGGCGTGGAGGTGGCCGTGGTGGTCACCGACACGATGGGCCGGGCCTGGCGGGTCGGGCAGACCGACGCGGCGATCGGCGCGGCGGGCCTGGCGGTGCTGCACCGGTACGCGGGCTCGGTGGACCGGCAGGGCAACTCCCTGGTGGTGACCGAGGTGGCGGTGGCCGACGAGATCGCCGCGGCGGCCGACCTGGTCAAGGGCAAGCTGGGCGCGGTCCCGGTGGCCGTGGTGCGCGGCCTGCCGACCTCGGACGACGGCTCGAAGGCCCGCGACCTGGCCCGCCCGGTCGAGGACGACCTGTTCCGGATGGGCACGGCGGAGGCGATCGCGAAGGGCCGCGCCGAGGCGCTGCTGGTGCGCCGCTCAGTGCGGGCGTTCACGGCCGAGCCGGTGGACCGGGACCTGCTGCGCAGGGCGGTGGGAGCGGCACTGACCGCACCGGCGCCGCACCACACCAGGCCGGTCCGGTTCGTGCACGTGCGGGAGCGCAGGACGGCGCTGCTGGAGGCCATGCGGGAGCGCTGGCGCGAGGACCTGCGCGCCGACGGCCTGTCCGAGGAGGAGGTGGCCAGGCGCACCGCGCGCGGCGACTTCCTGCGCGACGCCCCGGAGATCGTGCTGCCCTTCCTGGTCAGGTCGGGCGCCCACGCCTACCCGGACGAGCGCAGGGCCGAGGCCGAGCGCACCATGTTCACGATCGCGGGTGGCGCCGCCGTGCAGGGCCTGCTGGTGGCGCTGGCCGCCGAGGGCGTCGGCTCGTGCTGGGTGTCGTCGACGATCTTCTGCCCGGACGTGGTCCGCGCGGCGCTGGACCTGCCGTCGTCGTGGGAACCGCTGGGCGCGGTGGCGGTGGGCCACCCGGTGGAACCGCTGGAGGCCAGGCCGCTCGTGGAGGAAGGGTTCGTGGAGCTGTGA
- a CDS encoding sugar phosphate nucleotidyltransferase gives MSELQGAEAVVLVGGKGTRLRPLTLSAPKPMLPTAGVPFLTHLLSRIREVGIRHVVLGTSYKAEVFEEHFGDGADLGLELEYVVEEEPLDTAGAIRNVAHLLREPDVMIFNGDILSGVDLRGVLNTHRTAEADVTLHLVKVNDPRRFGCVPTDEDGRVTAFLEKTENPPTDQINAGCYVFKREVIEAIPAGRPVSVERETFPGLLAGGARLQGHVDTSYWLDLGTPAAFVQGSTDLVRGIAPSAALTEGTGEALIKAGATVHEGAVLRGGSTVGAGCTVAEGAVLDGAVLFDGAVIGEGAVVERSVVGAGALVQAGAVVADAVIGDGAVIGARCELRDGVRVWPGVVLPEAGVRFSADV, from the coding sequence ATGTCGGAGCTGCAAGGCGCCGAGGCGGTGGTTCTGGTCGGGGGCAAGGGGACCCGTCTGCGCCCCCTGACCCTGTCCGCCCCCAAGCCCATGCTGCCGACCGCGGGGGTGCCCTTCCTCACCCACTTGCTGTCGCGCATCCGCGAGGTGGGCATCAGGCACGTGGTGCTGGGCACGTCCTACAAGGCCGAGGTGTTCGAGGAGCACTTCGGCGACGGCGCGGACCTGGGGCTGGAGCTGGAGTACGTCGTGGAGGAGGAGCCGCTGGACACGGCGGGCGCCATCCGCAACGTCGCCCACCTGCTCCGCGAGCCCGACGTCATGATCTTCAACGGGGACATCCTGTCCGGCGTCGACCTGCGCGGGGTGCTGAACACGCACCGCACGGCCGAGGCGGACGTGACCCTGCACCTGGTCAAGGTGAACGACCCGCGCCGGTTCGGCTGCGTGCCCACCGACGAGGACGGGCGGGTCACCGCGTTCCTGGAGAAGACCGAGAACCCGCCGACGGACCAGATCAACGCGGGCTGCTACGTCTTCAAGCGCGAGGTCATCGAGGCCATCCCGGCCGGTCGTCCGGTCTCCGTGGAGCGTGAGACGTTCCCCGGCCTGCTCGCGGGCGGCGCCCGGCTGCAGGGGCACGTGGACACCTCGTACTGGCTCGACCTGGGCACGCCCGCCGCGTTCGTGCAGGGGTCCACGGACCTCGTGCGCGGGATCGCGCCGTCGGCCGCGCTGACCGAGGGCACCGGCGAGGCGCTGATCAAGGCCGGTGCGACCGTGCACGAGGGCGCGGTGCTGCGCGGCGGCTCGACGGTCGGCGCGGGCTGCACCGTCGCCGAGGGCGCGGTGCTCGACGGGGCGGTGCTGTTCGACGGCGCGGTGATCGGCGAGGGCGCGGTCGTGGAGCGGAGCGTCGTCGGCGCGGGCGCGCTCGTGCAGGCGGGCGCGGTCGTGGCCGACGCGGTGATCGGCGACGGCGCGGTGATCGGCGCGCGGTGCGAGCTGCGCGACGGGGTCAGGGTGTGGCCGGGGGTCGTGCTGCCGGAGGCGGGGGTTCGCTTCTCCGCCGACGTGTAG
- a CDS encoding pentapeptide repeat-containing protein yields the protein MGPHAPGGPPGPGPAPQAPHPQGLTAHRPQAHRPQAHLSRAHLSRAHLSQAHLSQAHLSQAHRPAKTRPAAPVTTVTCGRASGCSGRHPTLTPRRSTARPTRPAAPAHRTTAATATACWPPAAR from the coding sequence CTGGGCCCCCATGCTCCTGGCGGTCCGCCTGGGCCTGGGCCTGCGCCTCAAGCTCCTCACCCGCAGGGCCTGACCGCCCACCGCCCGCAAGCACACCGCCCGCAAGCACACCTATCGCGGGCACACCTATCGCGGGCACACCTATCGCAAGCACACCTATCGCAAGCACACCTATCGCAAGCACACCGACCAGCGAAGACACGCCCGGCCGCCCCCGTGACCACCGTCACGTGCGGTCGGGCGTCCGGGTGTTCCGGGCGTCATCCCACCCTCACCCCTCGCCGTTCAACCGCCCGGCCAACCCGCCCTGCTGCCCCTGCCCACCGGACAACCGCTGCGACAGCGACGGCCTGCTGGCCACCTGCTGCACGGTAG
- a CDS encoding NUDIX hydrolase — translation MDGLRASALAVLGDWKPGTAEQEALRQAYLGFLLARPDACARACEPGHLTASAVVLDASGERVLLTLHPRVGRWLQLGGHCEETDATLPDAAMREATEESGIHGLRLDPVPVHLDVHPITCSLGKPTRHFDVRFVVRAPEGAVPVISAESKDLRWWPLDALPEDTEDLRPLIAATRTRTAT, via the coding sequence GTGGACGGGCTGCGCGCGAGCGCGCTGGCGGTGCTGGGGGACTGGAAGCCGGGGACGGCGGAGCAGGAGGCGCTGCGGCAGGCCTACCTCGGCTTCCTGCTGGCCAGGCCGGACGCGTGCGCCCGCGCGTGCGAACCGGGCCACCTGACCGCGTCGGCCGTGGTGCTGGACGCGAGCGGCGAGCGGGTGCTGCTGACCCTGCACCCCAGGGTCGGCCGGTGGTTGCAGCTGGGCGGGCACTGCGAGGAGACCGACGCGACCCTGCCGGACGCCGCGATGCGCGAGGCGACGGAGGAGTCGGGCATCCACGGGCTGCGGTTGGACCCGGTGCCGGTGCACCTGGACGTGCACCCGATCACCTGCTCGCTGGGCAAGCCGACCAGGCACTTCGACGTGCGCTTCGTGGTCAGGGCCCCGGAGGGGGCGGTGCCGGTGATCAGCGCGGAGTCGAAGGACCTCCGGTGGTGGCCGCTGGACGCCCTGCCGGAGGACACCGAGGACCTCCGCCCGCTGATCGCGGCGACGCGGACGCGCACGGCAACCTGA
- the cofD gene encoding 2-phospho-L-lactate transferase, with amino-acid sequence MKVVVVVGGVGGARFLVGLKSLLAGSEHEITAVVNTGDDVWMHGLRITPDLDTCMYTLGGGIDAERGWGRAGESWVVKEELAAYGADPEWFGLGDRDIATHLVRTRMLNAGYPLSAVVEALCHRWQPGVRLLPMSDDRVETHVVVEDDGGRRAIHFQEWWVKHRAKLPALSFASVGAEKARPAPGVLDAIAEADAVVLAPSNPVVSVGTVLAVPGIRDALRKTSAGVVGLSPIIGGKPLRGMADACLSAIGVETSAEAVGRLYGSRRMSEGGVLDAWLVHSGDRCDVPGVAVRAVPLLMSSPEATAEMARAALDLAGADVD; translated from the coding sequence GTGAAGGTCGTCGTGGTGGTTGGCGGGGTTGGCGGGGCGCGGTTCCTGGTGGGGCTCAAGTCCCTGCTCGCGGGGTCCGAGCACGAGATCACGGCGGTGGTGAACACCGGTGACGACGTGTGGATGCACGGTCTGCGGATAACGCCCGACCTGGACACCTGCATGTACACCCTGGGCGGCGGCATCGACGCCGAGCGCGGGTGGGGTCGGGCGGGCGAGTCGTGGGTGGTCAAGGAGGAGCTGGCCGCCTACGGGGCCGACCCGGAGTGGTTCGGGCTCGGCGACCGGGACATCGCGACCCACCTGGTGCGCACCCGGATGCTGAACGCGGGCTACCCGCTGTCGGCCGTGGTCGAGGCGCTGTGCCACCGCTGGCAGCCGGGCGTGCGCCTGCTGCCGATGAGCGACGACCGCGTCGAGACGCACGTGGTGGTCGAGGACGACGGCGGGCGCAGGGCCATCCACTTCCAGGAGTGGTGGGTCAAGCACCGGGCGAAGCTGCCCGCGCTGTCGTTCGCGTCGGTCGGCGCGGAGAAGGCGCGTCCGGCGCCGGGCGTGCTGGACGCGATCGCCGAGGCGGACGCGGTCGTGCTGGCCCCGTCGAACCCGGTGGTGAGCGTGGGCACGGTGCTGGCGGTGCCGGGCATCCGGGACGCGCTGCGCAAGACGTCGGCCGGCGTGGTGGGCCTGTCGCCGATCATCGGCGGCAAGCCGCTGCGCGGCATGGCGGACGCGTGCCTGTCCGCGATCGGCGTGGAGACCTCGGCCGAGGCGGTCGGGCGGCTGTACGGGTCGCGGCGGATGTCTGAGGGCGGCGTGCTGGACGCGTGGCTGGTGCACAGCGGCGACCGGTGCGACGTGCCGGGCGTGGCGGTGCGGGCGGTGCCGCTGCTGATGTCGTCACCCGAGGCGACCGCGGAGATGGCGCGGGCCGCGCTGGACCTGGCGGGAGCCGACGTTGACTGA
- a CDS encoding WhiB family transcriptional regulator, which produces MVIGGSFDPADEQDWQERALCAQTDPEAFFPEKGGSTREAKRICLGCEVRSECLEYALAHDERFGIWGGLSERERRKLKKRAV; this is translated from the coding sequence GTGGTGATCGGCGGTTCGTTCGACCCGGCAGACGAGCAGGACTGGCAGGAGCGCGCCCTGTGCGCGCAGACCGACCCGGAGGCGTTCTTCCCCGAGAAGGGGGGATCGACCAGGGAGGCGAAGCGCATCTGCCTGGGGTGCGAGGTGCGCTCCGAGTGCTTGGAGTACGCGCTGGCTCACGACGAGCGCTTCGGCATCTGGGGCGGCCTGTCCGAGCGCGAGCGGAGGAAGCTCAAGAAGCGCGCCGTGTGA